From a region of the Apis cerana isolate GH-2021 linkage group LG13, AcerK_1.0, whole genome shotgun sequence genome:
- the LOC107993390 gene encoding pre-mRNA-splicing factor ATP-dependent RNA helicase DHX16 → MSKYRKEESSSENSDSEEERRKKDIKERDEFANRLKAKDESKIRKVAMPAGSGAAEAAKRLKIMETDMREKLVPKLRVESRRKYLEKRKDDKVAELEADIIDDEYLFEEEILTERERREREHKKQLLQLAKEHEKARELERVQRYHMPLEKGKLEPELEVHDNEPPQSEQSKWESDQMSSAVFRFGAKNRKVQQDYDLLLEDEVEFIQALHMPGTEKDRKASPPPQVKALQTIQETKKSLPIYPFKNDLIQAIKDHQVLIIEGETGSGKTTQIPQYLYEAGFAEDNKIIGCTQPRRVAAMSVAARVAHEMCVKLGNEVGYAIRFEDCTSHRTRIKYMTDGTLHREFLSEPDLGSYSVMIIDEAHERTLHTDILFGLVKDITKFRTDLKLLISSATLDATKFSEFFDDAPIFRIPGRRFPVDIYYTKAPEADYIDACVVSILQIHATQPPGDILVFLTGQDEIETCQEMLQERVRRLGSKLGELLILPVYANLPSDMQAKIFQPTPPRARKVVLATNIAETSLTIDNIVYVIDPGFAKQNNFNSRTGMESLMVVPISKASANQRAGRAGRVAPGKCFRLYTAWAYQHELEDNTVPEIQRINLGNAVLTLKALGINDLVHFDFLDPPPHETLVLALEQLYALGALNHRGELTKLGRKMAEFPLDPMMAKMLLASEQYRCSEEVATIAAMLSVNGAIFYRPKDKIIHADTARKNFHVPGGDHLTLLNVYNQWQQSDFSTHWCYENFIQHRSMKRARDVREQLVGLMQRVEMELVSGITETVNIRKAITSGYFYHVARLSKGGHYKTAKHNQTVSIHPNSSLFQELPRWLLYHELVFTTKEFMRQVTEIESKWLLEVAPHYYKAKELEDSTNKKMPKVTGRSRPDGTN, encoded by the exons ATGAGTAAATACAGAAAAGAAGAATCCTCAAGTGAAAACAGCGATAGCGAAGAAGAAAGACgtaaaaaagatatcaaaGAAAGAGATGAATTTGCTAATCGATTAAAAGCAAAAGATGAAAGTAAAATACGAAAGGTAGCTATGCCGGCTGGTTCAGGAGCAG cgGAAGCTgctaaaagattgaaaattatggaaaCTGATATGCGAGAAAAGTTGGTACCAAAATTGCGTGTTGAATCTCGTcggaaatatttagaaaaacgtAAAGATGATAAGGTGGCCGAACTAGAAGCTGATATAATTGATgatgaatatctttttgaagaagaaat attaacaGAACGGGAAAGGAGAGAACGGGaacataaaaaacaattactcCAGTTAGCTAAAGAACATGAAAAAGCAAGAGAACTTGAAAGGGTACAACGTTATCATATGCcattggaaaaaggaaaacttGAGCCAGAATTAGAAGTACATGATAATGAACCACCACAATCTGAACAGAGTAAATGGGAGTCTGATCAAATGTCATCTGCTGTTTTTCGATTTGGTGCTAAAAACAGAAaag tGCAACAAGATTATGATCTTCTTTTGGAAGATGAAGTGGAATTCATTCAAGCATTACATATGCCTGGTActgaaaaagatagaaaagcaAGTCCACCACCGCAAGTTAAGGCATTGCAGACTAtacaagaaacaaaaaaaagtttaccaatttatccttttaaaaatgatcTCATTCAAGCTATAAAAGATCATCAG gtattaattattgaaggAGAAACAGGTTCTGGAAAAACCACGCAAATTCCACAATATTTGTATGAGGCTGGTTTCGCAGaggataacaaaataattggcTGTACACAGCCGCGAAGAGTAGCTGCTATGTCTGTTGCGGCGAGAGTTGCTCATGAGATGTGTGTAAAATTGGGTAATGAAGTTGGTTATGCGATCCGTTTCGAGGATTGTACTTCTCATCGTActcgtattaaatatatgacagATGGTACATTGCATCGTGAATTTCTCAGCGAACCGGACTTAGGTTCTTACAG TGTTATGATCATCGACGAGGCACACGAGCGTACTTTGCATACCGATATTTTATTCGGGTTGGTAAAGGATATAACAAAGTTTCGAACGGATCTGAAACTTCTAATTTCATCTGCCACGTTGGACGCAACGAAATTTAGCGAATTCTTCGATGATGCTCCGATTTTTAGGATACCCGGCCGTCGATTTCCtgtcgatatttattataccaaAGCGCCAGAAGCGGATTACATTGATGCCTGTGTTGTCTCTATTCTTCAGATACATGCCACTCAACCACCTGGTGATATATTGGTGTTTCTAACAG GTCAAGATGAAATAGAAACATGTCAGGAAATGTTGCAAGAGAGAGTGAGACGATTAGGTTCGAAATTAGGAGAATTATTGATTCTTCCTGTATATGCAAATCTTCCAAGCGATATGcaagcaaaaatatttcaacctACTCCGCCAAGAGCGAGAAAg gtAGTTCTTGCTACAAATATAGCAGAAACATCATTAACAATAGATAACATAGTGTACGTAATAGATCCTGGATTTGCGAAGCAGAACAATTTCAACTCCCGTACGGGCATGGAAAGTTTAATGGTTGTCCCAATTAGTAAAGCTTCTGCAAATCAGAGAGCTGGAAGAGCTGGAAGAGTAGCTCCAGGAAAATGTTTCCGATTATATACAGCTTGGGCTTATCAACACGAACTTGAAGATAATACTGTACCTGAAATTCAAAGAATCAATCTTG GCAATGCCGTGTTGACTCTGAAAGCTCTGGGAATAAATGATTTAGTCCATTTCGATTTTCTGGATCCTCCACCACACGAAACATTAGTTTTAGCTTTAGAACAACTATATGCATTGGGGGCTTTAAATCACCGTGGAGAATTAACAAAACTTGGTCGAAAAATGGCTGAATTTCCATTAGATCCTATGATGGCAAAGATGCTATTGGCCAGTGAACAGTATCGGTGCTCGGAAGAAGTAGCCACGATCGCCGCTATGTTATCAGTAAATGGAGCTATTTTCTATAGGCCTAAAGATAAGATTATCCATGCGGATACTGctcgaaaaaatttccatGTACCTGGTGGCGATCATTTGACTTTATTGAATGTATACAATCAATGGCAGCAAAGTGATTTCAGTACTCATTGGTGTTATGAGAATTTCATTCAACatcgatcgatgaaaagaGCTAGAGATGTCAGAGAACAATTAGTTGGTCTCATGCAACGAGTTGAAATGGAACTCGTATCAGGAATTACGGAAACAGTGAATATCCGAAAG gCTATAACATCAGGATATTTCTATCATGTAGCGCGATTATCAAAAGGAGGACATTACAAAACTGCAAAACATAATCAGACAGTTTCAATTCATCCTAATAGCTCATTATTTCAAGAGCTGCCACGTTGGTTACTCTATCATGAATTGGTTTTTACTACAAAAGAATTTATGCGACAG gtaACAGAAATCGAGAGTAAGTGGCTTTTAGAAGTAGCTCCCCATTATTACAAAGCAAAAGAATTGGAGGattctacaaataaaaaaatgccaAAAGTCACAGGAAGATCGCGTCCAGATGGAACTAATTAA
- the LOC107993409 gene encoding odorant receptor 46a-like, which produces MTSLHQTLDRLITISYTVMVEFTVFCMIVSSLVTDFRNQRLAYEAWLPFNYSAPNYYYYYIAYVHQIIALIGTSLLNVACDVTICGLFVHMYSQQEILKHRLKEIVNVGSRSTIGKIVHFHNYLYGYAFMVEEKFKKIIGIQLLSSTLVVCFILYKLANTSFISSKFLEFVLYLACMMTQIFFYCWYGNQLKLKSVEIVDTIFELDWISLDDRSKKDLINIMRRAMNPIELTCAYIFTMDLKTFVSILKMSYSTYNFLQRTKES; this is translated from the exons ATGACGAGCCTTCATCAAACGCTTGACAGGTTGATCACTATTTCTTATACGGTCATGGTGGAGTTTACAGTATTTTGTATGATTGTATCTTCACTGGTAACCGACTTCAGAAACCAGAGACTGGCGTACGAAGCTTGGCTACCTTTCAACTACTCTGcaccaaattattattactattacatcGCATACGTTCATCAGATCATCGCTCTGATTGGTACGTCGCTTTTAAACGTGGCCTGTGACGTGACCATTTGCGGATTGTTCGTCCATATGTACAGCCAGCAAGAAATATTGAAGCACAGATTGAAGGAAATCGTAAATGTTGGAAGTAGATCGACTATTGGAAAGATcgttcattttcataattatctaTACGG ATACGCTTTTATGGTAGAGgagaaattcaagaaaataataggTATTCAACTTTTATCGAGTACTCTGGTAGTATGCTTTATTCTTTACAAATTGGCGAACACGTCATTTATCAGCTCTAAATTTCTGGAATTCGTCCTATATTTGGCGTGCATGATGACAcagatctttttttattgctgGTACGGGAATCAGCTCAAATTAAAG AGTGTCGAGATTGTGGACACGATTTTCGAATTAGATTGGATCTCCCTTGACGATAGAAGCAAGaaagatttgataaatataatgagaaGAGCGATGAATCCGATCGAGTTGACCTGCGCATACATCTTTACAATGGATTTGAAGACTTTCGTGAGC ATATTGAAAATGTCGTACTCGACGTACAATTTCCTTCAGAGAACGAAGGAATCGTAA
- the LOC107993392 gene encoding odorant receptor 4-like: protein MSLSFGGLLKAENHKLPYRMWLPYNYTSSSAYIFIYTQQVISLIIGAMIHIACDSFIWALLMYICSQIEIFNCRLKKIKHEKNKVTKLCIHYHNLIYRLNWAKIQKLVAQLRDRAIRKLLLIRVQTISRLATTINEQFKMVIFVQFTMSTLTICINLYILTGTQITFERIMQLTIYSICILIQIYIFCWYGNEVKLKSLDISNMIFELDWPDLDNSTKRDLLMIMMRASYPIEITSIHVITMNLDSFVILLKTSYSAYNLLQGNRE from the exons ATGTCGTTGTCATTCGGCGGCCTGCTCAAAGCTGAGAATCACAAGTTACCGTATCGAATGTGGTTACCCTACAATTATACCTCCTCATCTGcatacattttcatttacacGCAACAAGTTATAAGTCTGATCATTGGTGCTATGATACACATCGCTTGCGACAGCTTCATCTGGGCCTTGTTGATGTACATCTGCAGCCAGATCGAGATTTTCAATTGTCGGTTAAAAAAGATCAAGCACGAAAAGAATAAAGTTACGAAACTGTGCATACATTATCATAATCTTATATATCG ccTTAACTGGGCCAAAATACAAAAACTCGTCGCACAGTTAAGGGATAGAgcaattagaaaattacttttaattcgtGTGCAAACGATTTCCAGATTGGCTACAACGATAAACGAACAGTTTAAAATGGTGATTTTCGTTCAATTCACAATGAGTACGTTAACGATATgcattaatctttatatattaacggGAACACAGATTACGTTCGAGAGGATTATGCAATTAACGATATACAGTATctgtatattaatacaaatatatattttctgctGGTACGGGAACGAGGTTAAGCTTAAG AGCCTCGATATTTCCAACATGATTTTCGAACTTGACTGGCCGGATCTCGATAATTCCACTAAACGAGACTTGTTGATGATCATGATGCGTGCATCGTATCCTATCGAAATAACTAGCATTCATGTGATTACCATGAATCTCGATTCATTTGTGATC CTGTTAAAAACTTCATATTCAGCGTACAATCTGCTCCAAGGTAACAGAGAATAA
- the LOC107993407 gene encoding uncharacterized protein LOC107993407 isoform X2: MVVQALQWTRFLLSVCGCMPPTSWKSSFKKSLYNIYTFVIWLLILSLVSTQILDIIINVKNKNEFIENFYITLVVFVTSCKMTIILRYRKNILSLMDDLQHEPFSPITHEENEIRTKFNKMNERTSICYTILVLVSATWIFVRSFFTDFKKRKLTFRAWLPYDYSELLPFTLSYAHQATTSMFCSCQNISCDTLFGGFLVQIYCQFEILEERLKNVQQDESNYSAKQCVKHYHQIYKFSRTLNEKFKSLEVPGMIFKSDWTSWDDKTKKIFLIIMTRATQPFEFTSGYLVTLNLEFFVALIKASYSVFNLLQRTK, translated from the exons atggtCGTGCAGGCGTTGCAATGGACACGTTTCCTTCTCTCGGTTTGCGGCTGCATGCCACCAACGTCGTGGAAATCGTCGTTTAAAAAGTCGCTGTACAATATTTACACGTTCGTTATATGGTTGTTAATACTGAGCCTCGTATCCACCCAAATATTAGACATAATTATCaacgtgaaaaataagaatgaattcatagagaatttttatatcacgCTGGTTGTATTCGTTACAAGTTGCAAAATGACTATTATATTAAggtatcgtaaaaatattttatctttgatgGACGATCTTCAACACGAGCCTTTTTCACCGATCACACACGAGGAAAACGAGATCCgtacaaaatttaacaaaatgaaCGA acgGACTTCGATTTGTTACACAATTCTGGTCTTAGTTTCCGCGACATGGATATTCGTGAGATCGTTCTTTAccgatttcaaaaaaagaaaactgacCTTTCGAGCTTGGCTGCCGTACGATTATTCGGAATTGTTGCCATTCACGTTGAGTTACGCTCACCAAGCGACAACTTCAATGTTCTGCTCTTGTCAGAACATTTCATGCGACACCCTGTTCGGTGGCTTTTTGGTTCAAATTTACTGCCAATTCGAAATACTGGAGGAGCGTCTGAAAAATGTTCAACAAGACGAGTCTAATTATTCGGCGAAACAATGCGTTAAACATTATCATCAAATATACAA ATTCTCTAGAACGTTGAACGAGAAATTCAAG AGTCTCGAGGTGCCCGGCATGATATTTAAAAGCGATTGGACATCGTGGGACGACAAgacgaaaaaaatctttctaataATCATGACACGAGCGACACAACCTTTCGAATTTACCAGTGGTTATTTGGTGACGTTGAACCTTGAATTTTTCGTAGCG cTAATAAAAGCTTCGTATTCCGtctttaatttattgcaaCGAACTAAATGA
- the LOC107993407 gene encoding odorant receptor 46a-like isoform X1, translating to MVVQALQWTRFLLSVCGCMPPTSWKSSFKKSLYNIYTFVIWLLILSLVSTQILDIIINVKNKNEFIENFYITLVVFVTSCKMTIILRYRKNILSLMDDLQHEPFSPITHEENEIRTKFNKMNERTSICYTILVLVSATWIFVRSFFTDFKKRKLTFRAWLPYDYSELLPFTLSYAHQATTSMFCSCQNISCDTLFGGFLVQIYCQFEILEERLKNVQQDESNYSAKQCVKHYHQIYKFSRTLNEKFKVILFLQFCAIAFILCFNLYRMTTITMIPKLLEASLYLIRVLVQILYYCWFSNEVKLKSLEVPGMIFKSDWTSWDDKTKKIFLIIMTRATQPFEFTSGYLVTLNLEFFVALIKASYSVFNLLQRTK from the exons atggtCGTGCAGGCGTTGCAATGGACACGTTTCCTTCTCTCGGTTTGCGGCTGCATGCCACCAACGTCGTGGAAATCGTCGTTTAAAAAGTCGCTGTACAATATTTACACGTTCGTTATATGGTTGTTAATACTGAGCCTCGTATCCACCCAAATATTAGACATAATTATCaacgtgaaaaataagaatgaattcatagagaatttttatatcacgCTGGTTGTATTCGTTACAAGTTGCAAAATGACTATTATATTAAggtatcgtaaaaatattttatctttgatgGACGATCTTCAACACGAGCCTTTTTCACCGATCACACACGAGGAAAACGAGATCCgtacaaaatttaacaaaatgaaCGA acgGACTTCGATTTGTTACACAATTCTGGTCTTAGTTTCCGCGACATGGATATTCGTGAGATCGTTCTTTAccgatttcaaaaaaagaaaactgacCTTTCGAGCTTGGCTGCCGTACGATTATTCGGAATTGTTGCCATTCACGTTGAGTTACGCTCACCAAGCGACAACTTCAATGTTCTGCTCTTGTCAGAACATTTCATGCGACACCCTGTTCGGTGGCTTTTTGGTTCAAATTTACTGCCAATTCGAAATACTGGAGGAGCGTCTGAAAAATGTTCAACAAGACGAGTCTAATTATTCGGCGAAACAATGCGTTAAACATTATCATCAAATATACAA ATTCTCTAGAACGTTGAACGAGAAATTCAAGGTAATACTCTTCTTGCAATTTTGCGCGATCGCGTTCATACTCTGTTTCAATCTCTATCGAATGACCACTATAACGATGATTCCTAAATTACTGGAAGCGTCCCTATATTTAATTCGCGTTTTAGTTCAGATATTGTACTATTGTTGGTTCAGTAACGAAGTCAAATTAAAG AGTCTCGAGGTGCCCGGCATGATATTTAAAAGCGATTGGACATCGTGGGACGACAAgacgaaaaaaatctttctaataATCATGACACGAGCGACACAACCTTTCGAATTTACCAGTGGTTATTTGGTGACGTTGAACCTTGAATTTTTCGTAGCG cTAATAAAAGCTTCGTATTCCGtctttaatttattgcaaCGAACTAAATGA